One genomic region from Leptospira tipperaryensis encodes:
- a CDS encoding glycerol-3-phosphate dehydrogenase/oxidase → MQICRGKETCKAGRIVKMEKQGRAEQISKLQKESYDILFIGGGSTGAGAAFDAAKRGYKTALIEKRDFASGTSSRSTKLIHGGVRYLAQFHFKLIHEALTERQRLLENAPHLVKPLKFVLPAYRFYERPYYGIGLTLYDILASRGKLPSHKTISKSEAIKEFSAIKKDGLFGGITYYDAQFNDARLNVLLARAAEKEGATVANRVELVSFIKENGKLKGANLKDLETGKIFPIYAKVIANTTGVWVDHVRRLDDSRTFNVLSPSQGIHLVFSKEKIPCESAMIIPKTKDGRVVFIIPWEDHVILGTTDTPIENPGDEPLPIGNEVQFLLDTGNDYLESKVTQKDIVSVFVGIRPLISPEGNQDTKNISREEVILVSNSGLVTMGGGKWSTYRKMAEELVDRLVQVGSIETKEECSTKVYPFPGSKGYSETLYQELEKTYKIETKLAKRLQNYYGTEVFEVLGKKPKLIGKGIPFFEEEVVFAAKEEFALGVTDILARRFRILFLDLDLSQKMVAPVATILAKQLKWKEKTKKAEEAEALNLIESLKKSYR, encoded by the coding sequence ATGCAAATTTGCAGGGGGAAAGAAACCTGTAAAGCAGGAAGAATTGTGAAAATGGAAAAACAAGGCAGAGCCGAACAAATTTCAAAATTACAAAAAGAATCTTATGATATTCTCTTTATCGGAGGAGGATCCACCGGCGCCGGCGCCGCGTTTGACGCTGCCAAAAGAGGTTACAAAACCGCTCTCATTGAAAAGAGAGACTTTGCTTCCGGAACTTCTTCTCGTTCCACAAAGCTCATCCACGGTGGGGTTCGTTATTTGGCTCAGTTTCATTTTAAGCTGATACACGAAGCTCTTACCGAAAGACAGAGACTTTTAGAAAATGCTCCTCATCTCGTAAAACCCCTCAAATTTGTTCTCCCGGCCTATCGATTTTACGAAAGACCTTACTACGGAATCGGACTTACCCTCTACGATATTCTTGCATCCAGAGGAAAACTTCCTTCTCACAAAACGATTTCCAAATCGGAAGCAATCAAAGAATTCTCAGCGATAAAAAAAGACGGGCTCTTCGGCGGAATTACCTATTACGACGCCCAATTCAACGACGCTCGTTTGAACGTCCTTCTTGCGAGAGCCGCGGAGAAAGAAGGAGCAACGGTCGCGAACAGAGTCGAACTCGTTTCTTTTATCAAAGAAAATGGAAAGCTCAAGGGTGCGAATCTCAAGGATCTCGAAACCGGAAAAATCTTTCCAATCTATGCAAAGGTCATCGCAAATACCACCGGAGTCTGGGTGGATCACGTTCGAAGACTCGATGATTCGAGGACGTTTAACGTTTTATCTCCGAGTCAAGGAATCCATCTTGTATTCTCCAAGGAAAAAATTCCTTGCGAGTCCGCAATGATCATTCCAAAGACAAAGGACGGAAGAGTTGTATTTATCATTCCTTGGGAAGATCACGTGATCTTAGGAACCACGGATACTCCGATTGAAAATCCGGGAGATGAACCTCTTCCGATCGGAAACGAAGTTCAATTCTTATTGGATACCGGAAATGATTATTTGGAATCTAAGGTGACTCAAAAGGATATTGTTTCCGTCTTTGTCGGAATTCGTCCCCTCATTTCCCCCGAAGGAAATCAAGATACGAAGAATATTTCTAGAGAGGAAGTGATTCTCGTTTCCAACTCAGGGCTTGTGACGATGGGCGGAGGAAAATGGTCCACGTATAGAAAGATGGCCGAAGAACTTGTGGATAGACTCGTTCAAGTTGGAAGTATAGAGACCAAAGAAGAATGTTCTACAAAGGTTTATCCTTTTCCAGGATCCAAGGGTTATTCCGAAACTCTTTATCAAGAATTGGAAAAGACATATAAGATCGAAACCAAGCTTGCGAAACGTCTTCAGAATTACTATGGAACTGAAGTCTTTGAAGTTTTAGGAAAAAAACCTAAGTTGATCGGAAAAGGAATTCCATTCTTTGAAGAAGAGGTTGTCTTTGCGGCCAAAGAAGAGTTCGCGTTAGGCGTCACCGATATTCTCGCGAGAAGGTTTCGGATTCTTTTCTTAGACCTGGATTTGTCCCAAAAAATGGTAGCTCCTGTGGCGACAATTCTTGCGAAACAACTCAAATGGAAAGAGAAGACAAAGAAGGCGGAAGAAGCAGAAGCCTTGAACCTTATCGAGAGTTTGAAAAAATCATATCGATAA
- a CDS encoding efflux RND transporter permease subunit, with product MKSLVEYFLSKSIFVNLLTFLIILIGGFTAVRMNREAFPNINFDIVSVVTVFPGASPSEIEKLVTKPLEEAIKEVDGIKEFRSASIENRSGIVITLDPDAKDTQKVVDDIKSSIDRVEDLPEEAEDPLVTEVTTSRQPVIEIDISLKSEDASVEAEKRLKAQAKVVEQALEDIPGVARISKRGWRETEMQVDINPAAMFSHYLTSQDVILALKNRNINFPGGNIAGNQKEVILRTIGEFDSPKEISGVHIRSNEIGNSIRIDNVATVTEGLKEAEYLDKVNGRKTIAMTVIKREKADAILVVDEAKKVIEEFRKSSNGEFEYAFVNDLSKYIRRRLGVLLSNAAGGLILVTASLFLFLGWRVALMTALGIPVSFGATFVIMNYLGLTLNLISMFGLIIVVGILVDDAIIICENVYRYMEEGMPAYEAALKGTSEVIDPVTATVTTTVAAFAPMLFMTGIFGKFIYSIPLVVIIALLASLSEAFFILPSHLYDINKNKFHSGQIKEESGWFYKLKVNYYLPLLKFALKHRLQIFVYLFAMLIGSFALFAVAGKFKLFPGSVDVFQIKLTGQTGLSLQETERFANVLEKELAKVSKEEVENYVTRVGIIQKDPNDPFTKRGKHYGQILVYLTPEENRKRNTDEIISEVREKTIWLLNQKSIQILEETRKKEAEKKKQEYKPFNLNSFPAEFSRFKGQLLALDFEKISGGPPVGKPVAIEIRGDDYETLIRIGEEYKGVMAKVPGVTDIGDDFNEGKDEVRIKVSESLASTAGVSVFKVAQAINTAFQGTVATKIKRADEEVEVKVRFPEEVRKSIGSLNNIFVSNQIGKLIPVSKLITYIREPGFANINHLDGKRLLTVTANLDESKTDTRRANAEIAKLAKGIIDKYPGYRMRFGGENKDTEESLASLGRAFLVAFIIIFMILASLFRSLIQPVIVVSSIPFSLIGVILAFVLHGEYFGFLAFLGIVGLAGVVVNDSIVLVDFANQLRTEKPGEDIDSILIETGLLRLRPVVLTTVTTVLGLLPTAYGIGGRDPFLVPMALAFGWGLAFSSFLTLVAVPVLYKTVYNAQQRLNRLLGRA from the coding sequence ATGAAATCCCTTGTTGAGTATTTCCTTTCTAAAAGTATCTTCGTAAACCTTCTTACATTTCTGATCATCCTTATCGGCGGTTTTACCGCAGTGAGAATGAATCGGGAAGCGTTTCCAAATATCAACTTCGATATCGTAAGCGTGGTCACCGTCTTTCCGGGCGCGTCTCCTTCCGAAATTGAAAAACTGGTCACAAAACCTTTGGAAGAAGCGATCAAAGAAGTGGATGGAATCAAAGAGTTCCGATCCGCCTCGATCGAAAATCGTTCCGGTATTGTGATTACCCTCGATCCGGATGCAAAGGATACACAAAAGGTCGTGGACGATATCAAGTCCTCCATTGATCGAGTGGAAGATCTTCCCGAGGAAGCCGAGGATCCGCTGGTAACGGAAGTCACTACTTCCAGACAACCGGTGATCGAAATCGATATCAGTTTAAAATCCGAGGACGCGAGCGTAGAAGCGGAAAAACGACTCAAGGCTCAAGCCAAGGTCGTAGAACAGGCTCTCGAAGATATTCCCGGTGTTGCGAGAATTTCCAAAAGAGGCTGGAGAGAAACGGAGATGCAGGTGGATATCAATCCCGCCGCAATGTTCTCCCACTATCTCACGAGTCAGGACGTAATCCTTGCATTAAAAAATCGTAATATAAACTTTCCAGGTGGAAACATCGCCGGAAATCAAAAAGAAGTCATACTAAGAACGATCGGAGAATTCGATTCTCCAAAAGAAATTTCGGGAGTACATATCCGATCGAACGAAATTGGAAATTCGATTCGAATCGATAACGTCGCGACCGTAACCGAGGGCCTAAAAGAGGCGGAGTATCTCGACAAGGTAAATGGAAGAAAGACGATCGCTATGACCGTCATCAAAAGGGAGAAAGCGGACGCGATTCTCGTAGTAGACGAAGCCAAAAAAGTCATAGAAGAATTCAGAAAGAGTTCCAACGGAGAATTTGAATACGCGTTCGTAAACGATCTTTCAAAATACATCCGAAGACGACTCGGTGTTCTTCTTTCAAACGCCGCGGGTGGTTTGATTTTAGTAACTGCTTCCCTCTTTCTATTCTTAGGATGGAGAGTCGCTTTAATGACCGCGCTTGGAATCCCGGTTTCTTTCGGCGCTACTTTTGTGATCATGAATTATCTCGGATTGACCCTCAATCTGATTTCTATGTTCGGTTTGATCATCGTAGTCGGGATCTTAGTCGATGACGCGATCATCATCTGCGAAAACGTTTATCGTTATATGGAAGAAGGGATGCCCGCTTACGAAGCAGCTCTCAAGGGAACCTCGGAAGTAATTGATCCGGTAACTGCCACCGTAACGACAACCGTCGCGGCTTTTGCACCGATGCTTTTTATGACCGGGATCTTTGGAAAGTTTATCTATAGTATTCCCTTGGTCGTAATCATCGCGTTACTCGCCTCGCTTTCGGAAGCGTTCTTTATTCTTCCTTCTCACTTATATGATATTAATAAAAACAAGTTTCATTCGGGGCAGATCAAGGAAGAAAGCGGATGGTTTTATAAACTTAAGGTCAACTATTACCTTCCTCTCTTAAAGTTTGCGCTCAAACACAGACTTCAAATTTTTGTTTATTTGTTCGCCATGTTGATCGGAAGTTTTGCGTTATTCGCAGTTGCCGGCAAATTCAAACTTTTTCCGGGTTCCGTCGACGTCTTTCAAATCAAACTCACGGGACAAACCGGACTTTCTTTACAGGAAACGGAACGATTCGCAAACGTTTTAGAAAAAGAACTCGCGAAAGTATCCAAGGAAGAAGTGGAGAACTACGTAACGAGAGTCGGGATCATTCAAAAAGATCCGAACGATCCGTTTACAAAACGAGGAAAACACTACGGACAAATTCTTGTCTATTTAACGCCCGAAGAAAATAGAAAGAGAAATACGGATGAAATCATTTCGGAAGTCAGAGAGAAAACGATCTGGCTTCTCAATCAAAAATCGATTCAGATTTTAGAAGAGACTCGTAAAAAGGAAGCGGAGAAAAAGAAACAGGAATACAAACCTTTTAATCTAAACTCGTTTCCGGCTGAATTCTCAAGATTCAAAGGACAGTTGCTCGCGCTCGATTTTGAAAAAATTTCCGGAGGTCCTCCCGTCGGAAAACCGGTCGCGATTGAAATTCGAGGAGACGACTATGAAACCTTGATTCGGATCGGAGAAGAATACAAGGGAGTTATGGCAAAGGTTCCCGGAGTTACCGATATCGGAGACGACTTCAACGAAGGAAAGGACGAGGTAAGAATCAAGGTCAGCGAATCTCTTGCTTCCACGGCCGGTGTTTCCGTTTTCAAGGTCGCTCAAGCGATCAACACCGCCTTTCAAGGAACGGTTGCGACTAAGATAAAAAGAGCGGATGAAGAAGTCGAAGTCAAGGTTCGTTTTCCGGAAGAAGTCAGAAAGTCCATCGGTTCTTTGAATAATATTTTCGTAAGCAATCAAATCGGTAAATTGATTCCGGTTTCCAAGCTGATCACTTATATAAGAGAACCCGGTTTTGCAAACATCAATCACTTAGACGGAAAACGTCTTCTTACGGTGACGGCTAACTTGGATGAATCGAAGACCGATACAAGGAGAGCGAATGCGGAAATTGCGAAGCTCGCAAAAGGAATCATCGATAAATATCCCGGTTATCGGATGCGTTTCGGAGGAGAAAACAAGGACACGGAAGAATCTCTCGCAAGCTTAGGAAGAGCCTTTCTTGTCGCGTTTATCATCATTTTTATGATTTTGGCGTCCCTTTTTCGATCTTTGATCCAACCTGTGATCGTAGTCAGTTCCATTCCATTCTCTTTGATTGGAGTGATTCTTGCTTTCGTTTTACACGGAGAATACTTCGGTTTCCTTGCCTTTTTAGGAATCGTAGGTTTAGCCGGAGTGGTCGTAAACGATTCCATTGTCCTCGTTGATTTTGCAAATCAGCTAAGAACTGAAAAACCCGGTGAGGACATCGATTCGATTCTGATCGAAACGGGTCTTTTGCGTTTGAGACCGGTGGTCCTTACGACCGTAACTACCGTATTGGGATTGTTGCCTACCGCTTATGGAATTGGAGGAAGGGATCCATTCTTAGTTCCTATGGCTCTCGCTTTCGGTTGGGGATTGGCATTCTCATCCTTTCTGACGTTAGTCGCGGTTCCCGTTTTGTATAAGACGGTTTACAACGCGCAACAAAGACTCAATCGTCTTTTAGGAAGGGCGTAA
- the def gene encoding peptide deformylase, which produces MSVRKILRMGDPLLRQVSEPVTEDEIQTKEFKKLLKDMFDTMRHAEGVGLAAPQIGILKQIVVVGSEDNERYPGTPDVPDRVILNPIITPLTSESSGFWEGCLSVPGMRGYVERPNRIRMQWMDEKGNKFDETIDGYKAVVYQHECDHLLGVLYVDRLKDTKLFGFNDTLDSGGKILD; this is translated from the coding sequence ATGTCAGTAAGAAAAATTTTAAGAATGGGAGACCCGCTTCTCCGTCAAGTATCCGAACCCGTCACTGAAGACGAGATCCAGACAAAAGAATTTAAGAAATTGCTCAAGGATATGTTCGATACGATGCGTCACGCGGAAGGTGTGGGACTCGCGGCTCCGCAGATCGGAATTTTGAAACAGATCGTGGTGGTGGGTTCGGAGGATAACGAGCGTTATCCGGGAACCCCGGATGTGCCGGATCGAGTCATTCTCAATCCGATCATCACTCCCCTGACGAGCGAGAGTTCCGGGTTTTGGGAAGGATGTCTTTCCGTTCCCGGAATGCGCGGTTATGTTGAAAGACCGAATCGGATTCGAATGCAATGGATGGACGAAAAAGGAAACAAATTCGACGAGACAATCGACGGCTACAAGGCCGTAGTTTATCAACACGAATGCGATCATCTTTTGGGCGTTCTTTATGTGGATCGACTGAAAGACACAAAGTTATTTGGATTCAATGACACATTGGATTCCGGCGGAAAAATTCTAGATTAG
- a CDS encoding polysaccharide deacetylase family protein — protein sequence MLSEEESSELSRTISEIKRSGIESEVIERKFRMLRILFSIGFFTFLGSVSILTLTHKIFRLEATVEKQTVHITNLEETLTSLRLEEQQQEEELLKFKSELYNAVPDGDLSDQVAENKTSLEALPGPDIGKNINRGNVNFKEISLTFDLGTGEDLKLLYEYLSKFPIKITLFVSNENPAHKNGSLFSNTNIYYLKKLSQLGNRVVFGNHTWSHYNIPRSLYEASLRKRALLTYVSDEIPDTNFLQQEMRKVEEKFESITGKELTKLYRLPYGGFDPLVIKTFGKIGFTQHIFWSNNSVGSLDIPDFVYKKFIYKKDPQTGKTRILPNPNYKTRAEALDFLYRWEEADKNGMNGAIILMHLGSPRQTEKLIYILPDFIQEMLSKGYSFVTIPETLNDQQD from the coding sequence ATGTTAAGCGAAGAAGAATCTTCCGAACTCTCCAGAACGATTTCCGAAATCAAAAGAAGCGGAATCGAATCTGAGGTAATAGAAAGAAAGTTTAGAATGCTACGCATTCTATTTTCCATCGGATTCTTTACTTTTTTGGGTTCGGTATCGATTCTTACCCTGACTCATAAGATCTTTCGATTGGAAGCGACCGTTGAAAAACAAACGGTCCATATTACCAATTTGGAAGAAACTCTTACCTCTCTTCGTTTGGAAGAACAGCAACAAGAAGAAGAACTTCTCAAATTCAAATCCGAACTCTACAACGCGGTTCCGGACGGGGATTTATCCGATCAAGTCGCTGAAAACAAAACGAGCCTGGAAGCTCTTCCCGGTCCGGATATCGGAAAGAATATCAATCGAGGAAACGTAAACTTTAAGGAAATCTCCCTTACTTTTGACTTGGGAACGGGAGAGGACCTCAAACTTCTCTACGAGTATCTTTCTAAATTTCCGATCAAGATCACTTTGTTTGTCTCCAATGAAAACCCGGCTCATAAAAACGGATCCCTCTTTAGCAATACAAACATCTACTATCTAAAAAAACTTTCGCAGCTCGGAAATCGAGTCGTTTTTGGAAATCATACATGGAGTCATTATAATATTCCAAGAAGCTTATACGAGGCATCTTTGCGAAAGAGAGCGCTTTTGACTTATGTTTCGGATGAGATTCCGGATACAAATTTCCTCCAACAAGAAATGAGAAAGGTAGAAGAGAAGTTTGAATCGATTACGGGAAAAGAACTTACAAAACTCTACCGTCTTCCTTACGGAGGTTTCGACCCGCTCGTGATCAAGACCTTTGGAAAAATCGGATTTACCCAGCATATTTTTTGGAGTAACAATTCCGTAGGCTCTTTGGATATTCCAGATTTCGTATATAAGAAATTTATTTATAAGAAGGATCCGCAGACCGGGAAAACACGGATTCTACCAAATCCAAATTATAAAACGCGGGCAGAGGCGCTGGACTTTTTATATCGTTGGGAAGAGGCGGATAAGAATGGAATGAACGGGGCCATTATCTTGATGCACTTGGGTTCGCCGAGACAGACTGAAAAGTTGATTTATATTCTTCCGGATTTTATCCAAGAGATGCTCTCGAAGGGTTATAGTTTTGTAACGATTCCCGAGACCCTCAATGATCAACAAGACTGA
- the tyrS gene encoding tyrosine--tRNA ligase, producing MDIQKQIEIIRRGCVDLISEEELKSKLAKKGTLKIKAGFDPTAPDLHLGHFVQLKKLKHFQDLGHEVSFLLGDFTAMIGDPTGKSETRKRLSKEEVLENSKTYQSQVFKVLDPQKTKIVYNSTWCSEMKFEDVLVLSSKYNVARMLERDDFSKRYKAGQSISMIEFLYPLVQGYDSVAMECDVELGGTDQKFNLLVGRDLQREYGKEAQCVITLPLLVGLDGTKKMSKSLGNYVGITEAPIDMFGKLMSISDDLMWNYFELLTDLPLPEIQNRKNGIERKELHPKEVKTELAKLIMDQFSSPSENSEAIEEWKKVHNPKSRAVPDDIPEVKLGEEFFAETPEPLLVWVLSKLAFVPSVSEGRRLIKAGGLYLEEDKITDEKLAIQKGKEYLVRQGKKGKFLKILS from the coding sequence ATGGACATTCAAAAACAAATCGAAATTATTCGCCGGGGTTGCGTTGATTTAATCAGCGAAGAAGAACTCAAATCCAAACTCGCCAAAAAAGGTACGCTCAAAATTAAGGCAGGTTTTGATCCTACGGCTCCCGATCTTCATCTGGGACATTTTGTTCAGTTAAAAAAACTGAAACATTTCCAAGACCTAGGTCATGAAGTTTCCTTTTTACTCGGAGACTTTACCGCAATGATCGGGGATCCAACCGGAAAGTCCGAAACCAGAAAACGTCTTTCCAAAGAAGAAGTTTTGGAAAACTCGAAAACATATCAGAGCCAGGTATTTAAGGTTCTCGATCCTCAAAAAACCAAGATCGTCTACAATTCAACCTGGTGTAGCGAGATGAAATTCGAGGACGTTCTTGTTCTAAGTTCTAAATACAACGTCGCGAGAATGCTGGAGAGAGACGATTTCAGCAAACGTTACAAAGCCGGACAATCGATTTCGATGATAGAATTTTTATATCCCTTGGTGCAGGGATATGATTCCGTCGCGATGGAATGCGACGTCGAACTCGGGGGAACCGATCAGAAATTCAACCTTCTTGTGGGAAGGGATTTACAGAGAGAATACGGAAAGGAAGCCCAGTGTGTAATCACACTTCCTCTGTTAGTCGGTCTTGACGGTACCAAGAAGATGTCCAAGTCCCTCGGAAACTATGTGGGAATTACGGAAGCTCCGATCGATATGTTTGGAAAACTCATGTCCATCAGTGACGATCTGATGTGGAATTATTTCGAACTTCTCACCGATCTTCCGCTTCCTGAAATTCAAAATCGAAAGAATGGAATTGAAAGAAAAGAACTCCACCCCAAAGAAGTAAAAACCGAACTTGCAAAATTGATCATGGACCAATTCTCGTCGCCTTCTGAAAACAGCGAAGCGATCGAAGAATGGAAAAAAGTGCACAATCCAAAATCTCGCGCCGTCCCCGATGATATCCCGGAAGTAAAACTCGGAGAAGAATTTTTTGCGGAAACCCCCGAACCTTTGCTCGTTTGGGTTTTGAGCAAATTGGCTTTTGTCCCTTCCGTCTCGGAAGGAAGAAGGTTGATCAAAGCGGGCGGGCTCTATCTCGAAGAAGATAAGATAACCGATGAAAAATTGGCGATCCAGAAGGGAAAAGAATACTTGGTGAGACAGGGGAAAAAGGGAAAATTTTTAAAAATTCTTTCCTAA
- the rpoD gene encoding RNA polymerase sigma factor RpoD — protein sequence MENLQSMPEVQKIISLGKANGEVSYDDINEILPDKILNSEKIDDFFTLLHEMGIEIVEEYTRNTLEPASTLVPKDDSKPARKKKESSASASGSEDPIKLYLREIGKVSLISGETEVFLAKRIEKGEKIIEETILSSSILRANYIKLLPKIRSKKIKVYDLIRVDKMYALNAEEAHKLEELFFKNILVIQEQEKVLQEAVSKIRKYSETSKKFKEFKEKIDASTDVIHNAIRELGVSQKEIQKISQKIKSMVFRIKEIDRHFLKIKAQYGQDVRDIKAFNRFIEKNEKLDDIEVKMGVNIDEVREVIKDIRNNERKLRRMEQEAGSTVQEIKDWGEKIIKGEREISQAKKELVKANLRLVVSIAKRYANRGMHFFDLIQEGNIGLIKAVDKFEYKKGYKFSTYATWWIRQAITRAISDQARTIRVPVHMIEQVNKVIRETRLFVQEFGRDPSNEEIAERLGWPVQKVKMVKNVAREPISLEIPVGSEEDSELGDFIPDTEVETPVNAAASSILAEQIRQVLHTLPAREQKVIRMRFGLDDGYPQTLEEVGYQFKVTRERIRQIEAKALRRLRHPSRSKKLKDYIDG from the coding sequence ATGGAAAATCTGCAAAGCATGCCTGAGGTTCAGAAGATAATATCTCTTGGAAAGGCAAACGGAGAAGTTTCGTATGATGATATCAACGAGATTCTTCCCGACAAAATTCTGAACTCAGAGAAGATCGACGATTTCTTTACCCTCTTACACGAGATGGGAATCGAAATCGTGGAAGAATATACCAGAAATACTCTGGAGCCTGCTTCCACACTTGTTCCCAAAGACGATTCCAAACCGGCGAGAAAGAAAAAAGAATCCTCCGCGTCTGCGAGCGGTTCCGAAGACCCGATCAAATTGTACTTAAGAGAAATCGGAAAGGTAAGTTTAATCTCCGGTGAAACCGAAGTTTTTCTCGCAAAAAGAATCGAGAAGGGCGAGAAGATCATCGAAGAAACGATCTTGAGTTCTTCCATTCTCAGAGCGAACTATATAAAACTTCTTCCAAAGATTCGAAGCAAGAAGATCAAAGTCTACGATCTGATTCGTGTGGATAAGATGTATGCGCTCAACGCGGAAGAAGCTCACAAATTAGAAGAATTATTCTTTAAAAATATCCTCGTTATACAAGAGCAAGAGAAGGTTTTACAAGAAGCCGTTTCTAAGATTAGAAAGTATTCCGAGACTTCCAAGAAGTTCAAAGAATTCAAAGAGAAGATCGACGCATCCACAGACGTCATTCACAATGCGATCCGGGAACTCGGAGTTTCTCAGAAAGAGATTCAGAAAATCTCCCAGAAGATCAAGTCCATGGTTTTCAGAATCAAGGAGATCGATCGTCATTTCTTAAAAATCAAAGCTCAATACGGTCAAGACGTAAGAGACATCAAGGCGTTTAACAGATTTATCGAAAAGAACGAGAAGTTAGACGACATCGAAGTCAAGATGGGAGTGAATATCGACGAAGTTCGCGAAGTTATAAAAGATATTCGTAACAACGAAAGAAAACTCCGCCGTATGGAACAGGAAGCCGGTTCTACGGTTCAAGAAATCAAGGACTGGGGCGAGAAGATCATCAAGGGTGAGAGGGAAATCTCTCAAGCTAAGAAAGAACTCGTAAAAGCAAATCTTAGACTCGTGGTTTCGATCGCGAAACGTTATGCCAATCGCGGGATGCACTTCTTTGATTTAATCCAAGAAGGGAATATCGGTCTCATCAAAGCGGTCGATAAGTTCGAATACAAGAAAGGTTATAAATTCTCCACTTACGCTACTTGGTGGATACGTCAGGCGATCACGAGAGCGATCTCGGATCAGGCAAGAACGATCCGTGTGCCGGTTCACATGATAGAACAGGTCAATAAGGTAATCAGAGAGACTAGACTTTTTGTTCAGGAATTCGGAAGAGATCCGAGCAACGAAGAGATCGCGGAAAGACTCGGATGGCCGGTTCAAAAAGTCAAGATGGTGAAGAACGTTGCGAGAGAACCAATCTCTCTCGAAATTCCTGTCGGCTCGGAAGAAGATTCGGAACTTGGAGATTTTATTCCGGACACTGAAGTCGAAACTCCTGTGAACGCGGCGGCTTCCAGCATTCTCGCGGAACAGATTCGACAAGTACTTCATACGCTGCCTGCACGTGAACAGAAGGTGATCCGGATGCGTTTTGGTCTGGACGACGGTTATCCTCAGACTTTGGAAGAGGTCGGATATCAGTTCAAGGTGACGAGAGAAAGGATTCGTCAGATCGAGGCGAAGGCGCTTCGAAGGCTCAGACACCCGTCTCGTTCCAAGAAACTCAAGGATTATATTGACGGTTGA